One region of Neisseria mucosa genomic DNA includes:
- a CDS encoding nucleoside-diphosphate sugar epimerase, with the protein MQLIFGANGPSGRAFISTLTHPADTVAVLRKPPEDSFFSEHRIQTATADALDADALDKVFAQYRPDSVISFVGGKNEQGIRSDALGNINIIAATQATNPQARFILITSMGCGEQWDMMSEPFKQALGEAVRAKTEAEIYLKQSSLNWTILRPCGLDNSEDNRHILTDHPDGIPKNYMSRNGLAAAVTVVLQDPESIGKVYTVGSGS; encoded by the coding sequence ATGCAACTCATCTTCGGTGCCAACGGCCCGTCCGGCCGCGCGTTCATCAGCACACTCACCCATCCTGCCGACACCGTCGCCGTATTAAGAAAGCCGCCTGAAGACTCGTTCTTTAGCGAACACCGCATTCAGACGGCCACCGCCGACGCGCTCGATGCCGACGCGCTCGACAAAGTGTTCGCACAATACCGCCCCGACAGCGTCATCAGCTTCGTTGGCGGCAAAAACGAACAAGGCATACGCAGCGACGCACTGGGCAACATCAACATCATTGCCGCCACCCAGGCTACCAACCCGCAAGCCCGTTTCATCCTGATTACCAGCATGGGCTGCGGCGAACAATGGGACATGATGAGCGAACCCTTCAAACAAGCCCTCGGCGAAGCCGTCCGCGCCAAAACCGAAGCCGAAATCTACCTCAAACAAAGCAGCCTGAACTGGACCATCCTCCGCCCCTGCGGATTGGACAACAGCGAAGACAACCGCCACATCCTGACCGACCACCCCGACGGCATCCCTAAAAACTACATGAGCCGAAACGGACTCGCCGCCGCCGTCACCGTCGTCCTGCAAGACCCCGAAAGCATCGGTAAGGTTTACACCGTCGGTTCAGGCAGTTAA
- a CDS encoding LysM peptidoglycan-binding domain-containing protein: MQQRIITLLCVAGMAISAHAQAASLKVRPDAPQRYVVKNGDTLWGISGKYLYSPWQWNRLWGANRGEIRNPHLIYPGQVLVLRYVNGRPQLGFENGSAGNDGIPVIKLSPRVRETSSGYGIQTVNVNFYRMFMQHPQFIDQMKTQDAPRLIDGPDNRIMYSKGERVYAYGVTEPGRYLVYRAVKDLTDPDTRKYLGQEVVFSGIVSTLPYTNSALDSASDEDRKYLKDGEYYTRLHPLAKVPTQTAQPMIVEEAVSEIRKGDFLLKMDGETEPFQIMPHAPTQHIDGKVISILDGVHEAGQFQTVTLNKGSADGLDKGTVLSIYKRDRQVKVDLEEGKKGRKNIVKYVSIPAEETALAMVYRTGEHLSSAIILENLTSINIGDTVSEPGRDLDNMSDDKPHVRNEPQDSHDTEHNQYNIHSNINKY, encoded by the coding sequence ATGCAACAACGTATTATAACCCTGCTTTGTGTCGCAGGCATGGCAATTTCCGCCCACGCTCAAGCAGCTTCATTAAAAGTGCGCCCCGATGCGCCGCAACGCTACGTCGTGAAAAACGGCGACACACTCTGGGGTATCTCCGGCAAATATCTGTACAGCCCGTGGCAGTGGAACCGCCTTTGGGGCGCAAACCGCGGGGAAATCCGCAATCCGCATCTGATTTATCCGGGTCAGGTGTTGGTTTTGCGCTACGTCAACGGCCGCCCGCAACTGGGCTTCGAAAACGGCTCCGCAGGCAATGACGGCATTCCGGTCATCAAACTCAGCCCGCGCGTCCGCGAAACCTCTTCAGGCTACGGCATCCAAACCGTCAACGTGAACTTCTACCGCATGTTCATGCAACATCCGCAGTTCATCGACCAAATGAAGACCCAAGACGCACCGCGCCTGATCGACGGTCCTGACAACCGCATCATGTACAGCAAAGGCGAACGCGTGTACGCCTACGGCGTTACCGAACCCGGCCGCTATCTGGTTTACCGCGCCGTCAAAGACCTGACCGATCCCGATACCCGCAAATACCTCGGACAAGAAGTTGTCTTCAGCGGCATCGTCAGCACCCTGCCCTACACCAACAGCGCGCTGGACTCCGCTTCCGACGAAGACCGCAAATACCTGAAAGACGGCGAATACTACACCCGCCTGCACCCGCTGGCGAAAGTGCCGACCCAAACCGCGCAGCCTATGATTGTGGAAGAAGCCGTTTCCGAAATCCGCAAAGGCGATTTCCTACTGAAAATGGACGGCGAAACCGAGCCTTTCCAAATCATGCCGCACGCACCGACGCAACACATCGACGGTAAAGTCATCTCCATCCTCGACGGCGTACACGAAGCCGGACAATTCCAAACCGTTACCCTGAACAAAGGTTCCGCCGACGGCTTGGACAAAGGCACGGTCTTGAGCATTTACAAACGCGACCGCCAAGTGAAAGTCGATTTGGAAGAAGGCAAAAAAGGCCGTAAGAACATCGTTAAATATGTTTCCATCCCTGCCGAAGAAACCGCATTGGCCATGGTATACCGCACCGGCGAACATCTCTCGTCCGCCATCATTTTGGAAAACCTGACCAGCATCAACATCGGCGACACCGTATCCGAACCCGGCCGCGACTTGGACAACATGTCTGACGACAAACCGCACGTCCGCAACGAGCCGCAAGATTCCCACGATACGGAACACAACCAATACAATATCCACAGCAACATCAATAAATATTGA
- the def gene encoding peptide deformylase, translating into MALLNILQYPDERLHTVAKPVEQVDERIQKLVADMFETMYEARGIGLAATQVDVHERVVVMDLTEDRSEPRVFINPVIVEKDGETTYEEGCLSVPGIYDTVTRAERVKVEALNEKGEKFTLEADGLLAICVQHELDHLMGIVFVERLSQLKQGRIKTKLKKRQKHTI; encoded by the coding sequence ATGGCTTTACTGAATATCCTGCAATATCCCGACGAGCGTCTGCACACCGTGGCGAAGCCTGTCGAGCAAGTCGATGAGCGCATCCAAAAGCTGGTTGCCGATATGTTTGAAACCATGTACGAAGCGCGCGGTATCGGGCTGGCGGCGACGCAGGTCGATGTGCATGAGCGCGTCGTCGTAATGGATTTGACCGAAGACCGCAGCGAGCCGCGCGTGTTCATCAACCCCGTCATTGTTGAAAAAGACGGCGAAACCACTTACGAGGAAGGCTGCCTGTCCGTGCCGGGCATTTACGACACCGTTACCCGCGCCGAGCGCGTCAAGGTCGAGGCTTTGAACGAAAAAGGCGAGAAATTTACGCTAGAGGCGGACGGACTGTTGGCGATTTGCGTGCAGCACGAGTTGGATCACCTGATGGGCATCGTTTTTGTCGAACGCCTGTCGCAGCTCAAACAGGGTCGGATTAAGACCAAACTGAAAAAACGTCAGAAACACACCATCTAA
- a CDS encoding methionyl-tRNA formyltransferase: protein MKVIFAGTPDFAAAALKAIAAAGFEIPLVLTQPDRPKGRGMQLAPSPVKQAALELGLRVAQPEKLRNNAEALQMLKEVEADVMVVAAYGLILPQDVLDTPKHGCLNIHASLLPRWRGAAPIQRAIEAGDAETGVCIMQMDIGLDTGDVVSEHRYAIQPTDTANEVHDALMNLGAAAIVADLQQLKTEGRLKSVKQPEKGVTYAQKLSKEEARIDWNESAAVIERKIRAFNPVPAAWVEYQGKPMKIWRAEVVAQQGRAGEVLSCSADGLVVACGENALKITELQPSGSKRMPIAAFAAGHKIEVGTVL, encoded by the coding sequence ATGAAAGTCATCTTTGCCGGTACGCCCGATTTTGCCGCTGCCGCCTTAAAAGCCATAGCCGCCGCCGGTTTTGAAATCCCGCTGGTGTTGACCCAGCCCGACCGCCCCAAAGGACGCGGGATGCAGCTTGCTCCGTCTCCTGTGAAGCAGGCCGCGTTGGAATTGGGTTTGCGCGTGGCGCAGCCTGAAAAACTGCGCAACAACGCCGAAGCCCTGCAAATGCTCAAAGAGGTTGAAGCCGACGTAATGGTCGTTGCCGCCTACGGACTGATTCTGCCGCAAGACGTGTTGGATACGCCGAAACACGGCTGCCTCAACATCCACGCCTCGCTGCTGCCCCGTTGGCGCGGCGCGGCGCCGATTCAGCGCGCGATTGAAGCGGGCGATGCCGAAACGGGCGTGTGTATCATGCAGATGGACATCGGTTTGGACACTGGCGATGTGGTCAGCGAACACCGTTACGCCATCCAACCGACCGATACGGCGAATGAAGTACACGATGCGCTGATGAATCTCGGTGCGGCGGCGATTGTTGCTGATTTGCAACAATTAAAAACAGAAGGTCGTCTGAAAAGCGTCAAACAGCCAGAAAAAGGCGTGACTTATGCGCAAAAATTAAGCAAAGAAGAAGCGCGTATCGATTGGAACGAAAGCGCGGCAGTGATTGAACGCAAAATCCGTGCCTTCAACCCCGTCCCCGCTGCGTGGGTGGAATATCAGGGTAAACCGATGAAAATCTGGCGGGCTGAAGTAGTGGCACAACAAGGCAGGGCGGGCGAAGTGTTGTCTTGCTCGGCTGATGGCTTGGTCGTTGCCTGCGGCGAGAATGCGCTGAAGATTACCGAATTGCAGCCTTCCGGCAGCAAACGGATGCCGATTGCGGCGTTTGCGGCAGGGCATAAGATTGAGGTTGGGACGGTTTTGTAG
- a CDS encoding O-acetyl-ADP-ribose deacetylase, with amino-acid sequence MAVFEVVEGDITKLEVDAIVNAANASLLGGGGVDGAIHRAAGRELLEACRKLNGCRTGEAKITQGYRLPAKFVIHTVGPVWFGGHRSEAVKLAEAYQNSLLLAQEHGIRSIAFPCISTGVYRFPADLAAETALAILKKTLPQCPSVEKIIFCCYSPQDAERYRTLLERDGAVV; translated from the coding sequence ATGGCAGTGTTTGAAGTAGTCGAAGGCGATATTACAAAACTTGAAGTCGATGCCATCGTGAACGCCGCCAATGCCTCGTTGTTGGGCGGCGGCGGCGTGGACGGCGCGATTCACCGCGCGGCGGGACGGGAATTGTTGGAAGCGTGCAGAAAGTTGAACGGCTGCCGCACGGGCGAAGCGAAAATCACCCAAGGCTACCGGCTGCCGGCGAAATTTGTGATTCACACCGTCGGGCCGGTTTGGTTCGGCGGACACCGCAGCGAAGCGGTCAAGCTGGCAGAGGCGTATCAAAATTCCCTGCTGTTGGCGCAAGAACACGGCATCCGCAGCATCGCCTTCCCCTGTATCAGCACAGGCGTGTACCGTTTCCCCGCTGATTTGGCTGCCGAAACAGCTTTGGCGATTTTGAAAAAAACCTTGCCGCAGTGTCCGTCTGTCGAAAAAATCATTTTCTGTTGCTATTCGCCGCAGGATGCCGAACGCTATCGGACATTGTTGGAACGGGACGGGGCGGTCGTCTGA
- a CDS encoding peptidase: protein MTLRALSLLAVSVALVSGSLTAAAAPHKHSRAISQAQAVKIAKKRVGGGRVTDIDHSDGRWEIEIRRGCTEYDVDVSSQSGRVIKVDTDNHCDD, encoded by the coding sequence ATGACTTTGCGCGCCCTCTCCCTGCTTGCCGTTTCCGTCGCACTCGTTTCCGGCAGCCTGACCGCCGCGGCGGCACCACACAAACATTCCCGCGCCATCTCCCAAGCGCAAGCCGTCAAAATCGCCAAGAAACGCGTCGGCGGCGGCCGCGTTACCGACATCGACCACAGCGACGGACGCTGGGAAATCGAAATCCGCAGAGGCTGCACCGAATACGATGTGGACGTTTCCTCACAAAGCGGCCGCGTCATCAAAGTGGACACCGACAACCACTGCGACGATTAA
- a CDS encoding 16S rRNA (cytosine(967)-C(5))-methyltransferase RsmB encodes MSMSLAQKLAADSIAAVAEGRNLQDVLAQIRAAHPELTTQENGALQDIAYGCQRYLGSLKHMLAQMLKKPIDNPQLESLLLAAMYQLHYTRNAPHAVVNEAVESIAKIGRGQYRSFANAILRRFLRERDKLAASCKKDDVAKHNLPLWWVAYLKNHYPKHWHNITTALQSHPPMTLRVNRRHGNAESYLEKLAAEGIAAKALDEYAVTLEEAVPVNRLPGFAEGLVSVQDFGAQQAAYLLNPKDGERILDACAAPGGKTGHMLELADCHVTALDIDEGRLKRVKDNLDRLGFQTTALACADAQDLAAWYDGKPFEAILADVPCTASGVARRNPDVKWLRRPTDAAKTARQQESLLDALWQTLTKNGRMLLATCSVFVEENDVQLQKFLNRHADAELIESRVLLPNKHQDGFYYALIKKQ; translated from the coding sequence ATGAGTATGTCCCTCGCCCAAAAACTCGCCGCCGACAGCATTGCGGCGGTCGCCGAAGGGCGCAACCTTCAGGATGTGTTGGCGCAAATCCGCGCGGCGCATCCCGAGCTGACGACGCAGGAAAACGGCGCGTTGCAGGATATTGCCTACGGTTGCCAGCGTTATTTGGGCAGCTTGAAACATATGCTCGCGCAGATGCTGAAAAAGCCGATTGACAATCCGCAGCTTGAAAGCCTGCTTTTGGCGGCGATGTACCAACTGCATTACACGCGCAACGCGCCTCATGCGGTGGTCAATGAGGCGGTCGAGAGTATCGCGAAAATCGGGCGCGGGCAGTACCGTTCGTTTGCCAACGCGATTTTGCGGCGTTTTTTGCGTGAACGCGACAAGCTCGCGGCTTCGTGCAAAAAAGACGATGTGGCGAAACACAACCTGCCGTTGTGGTGGGTGGCATACCTGAAAAACCATTATCCGAAACACTGGCACAACATCACCACCGCGCTGCAATCGCATCCGCCGATGACGCTGCGGGTCAACCGCCGCCACGGCAATGCCGAATCGTATTTGGAAAAGCTGGCGGCGGAAGGTATTGCGGCTAAGGCGTTGGACGAATATGCGGTTACGTTGGAAGAAGCTGTGCCGGTGAACCGGCTGCCCGGTTTTGCCGAAGGGCTGGTGTCGGTGCAGGATTTCGGGGCGCAGCAGGCGGCGTATCTGTTAAACCCTAAAGACGGCGAACGGATTTTGGACGCGTGCGCCGCGCCGGGCGGGAAGACGGGGCATATGTTGGAACTGGCGGATTGTCATGTAACCGCTTTGGACATAGACGAAGGTCGTCTGAAAAGGGTGAAGGACAATCTCGACCGCTTGGGGTTTCAGACGACCGCTCTGGCTTGCGCCGATGCGCAGGACTTGGCGGCGTGGTATGATGGAAAGCCTTTCGAGGCCATCCTTGCCGACGTGCCGTGTACCGCTTCGGGTGTGGCGCGGCGCAATCCCGACGTGAAATGGCTGCGCCGTCCGACCGATGCCGCCAAAACCGCCCGTCAGCAGGAGTCATTGCTGGACGCGCTTTGGCAAACCCTGACGAAAAACGGCAGAATGCTGCTTGCCACCTGCTCGGTGTTCGTCGAAGAAAACGACGTTCAGTTGCAAAAATTCCTCAACCGCCACGCCGATGCCGAGCTGATCGAGTCGCGTGTGCTTTTACCGAACAAACATCAAGATGGCTTTTATTACGCGCTTATCAAAAAGCAGTAA
- a CDS encoding DUF4390 domain-containing protein, whose protein sequence is MAFITRLSKSSKRLFGTLLLALSLNAAAEGISVTRSEAKLTETGQLSVSSRFRTDLPDQLKQALRQGVPLNFTLSWQLSAPSMPSYRFKFDQLLNSDNTIHYKLSFHPLTNRYRITVGTFSTEYDTLETALRGVGAVANWKVLSKGALSGVAAKDTQAEIRLLLSTAKLPKPFQINALTSKNWHLDSGWKSLTISQE, encoded by the coding sequence ATGGCTTTTATTACGCGCTTATCAAAAAGCAGTAAACGGCTGTTTGGAACGCTGTTGCTCGCCCTGTCGCTGAATGCGGCGGCGGAGGGTATCAGCGTGACCCGCTCCGAGGCGAAGCTGACCGAGACCGGCCAGCTTTCCGTCAGCAGCCGTTTCCGCACCGATTTGCCCGACCAGCTCAAACAGGCGCTCCGGCAGGGCGTGCCGTTGAATTTCACTTTGAGCTGGCAGCTTTCTGCGCCTTCCATGCCGTCTTACCGCTTCAAGTTTGACCAGCTGCTCAACAGCGACAACACCATCCACTACAAACTTTCCTTCCATCCGCTGACCAACCGCTACCGCATAACCGTCGGCACGTTTTCCACCGAATACGACACGCTCGAGACCGCCTTGCGCGGCGTAGGGGCGGTCGCCAACTGGAAAGTGCTGTCCAAAGGCGCGTTAAGCGGCGTCGCAGCGAAAGACACACAAGCCGAAATCCGCCTGCTGCTCTCGACGGCGAAGCTGCCTAAACCCTTCCAAATCAACGCATTGACTTCTAAAAACTGGCACTTGGATTCCGGCTGGAAGTCTCTGACCATCTCTCAGGAGTAA
- a CDS encoding PAS domain-containing sensor histidine kinase: MRRFLLIAVLAAVGLLYGLTIATGSTSPLAEYFWWIIALCALLMLVLASVLTRYVLLLMRDKSKGVFGSQIARRLSGMFTLVAVLPGVFLFGISAQFINGTINSWFGNDTHEALERSLSLSKSALNLAVDNAVSNATPVQIDLISTASVDGDLGKALKSAAKSGGFTQLSLYDVKTHKTEKSVNPLKLNQPELDKEGWEKLEQTGSIRSLENIENVLYAQGWMLIGAHNGRDYALFFRQPIPQDVAQDATLIEAARAKYAELSYTKQGLQTFFLATLLVAALLAIFLALVMALYFARRFVEPVLSLAEGARAVAQGDFSQKRPVFRNDEFGRLTQLFNHMTEQLAIAKEADENNRLREEAARHYLECVLESLTTGVITLDAEGRLKTFNKAAERILGIELVPLWGSNWHDWRGQSPQQTLLAEVFAAIEETANAAKPVQVEYAAPDDARILLGKATILPDDNDNGVVMVIDDITVLIRAQKEAAWGEVAKRLAHEIRNPLTPIQLSAERLAWKLHDKLDEQHAQILSRSTDTIVKQVAALKEMVEAFRNYARAPSLNFEKQDLNRLVEEVLLLYEGGACRFVPNLSDKPQPISADTTAMRQVLHNIFKNAAEAAEEAEVPQVNVSVGEDNDGQVLLTVCNNGKGFSKEMLHNAFEPYVTDKPTGTGLGLPVVKKIIEEHGGRISLSNQNEGGACVKIALPRLVETYA; this comes from the coding sequence ATGCGCCGCTTTCTCCTGATTGCCGTGTTGGCGGCGGTGGGACTGCTCTACGGACTGACCATTGCAACGGGCAGCACCAGCCCGCTGGCGGAATATTTCTGGTGGATTATCGCCCTGTGTGCGCTGCTCATGCTGGTGTTGGCGTCGGTTTTGACGCGCTACGTCCTGCTCCTCATGCGCGACAAAAGCAAGGGCGTGTTCGGTTCGCAGATTGCGCGGCGGCTGTCGGGGATGTTTACGCTGGTGGCGGTATTGCCGGGCGTGTTTTTGTTCGGCATTTCCGCGCAGTTCATCAACGGTACGATTAATTCGTGGTTCGGCAACGATACCCACGAAGCCCTTGAGCGTAGCCTGAGCCTGAGTAAATCCGCATTGAATCTGGCGGTGGACAACGCCGTCAGCAACGCCACGCCGGTGCAAATCGACCTGATCAGCACCGCGTCTGTGGACGGCGATTTGGGCAAGGCGCTGAAAAGTGCCGCCAAATCGGGCGGCTTTACCCAGCTTTCGCTCTACGACGTCAAAACCCATAAAACCGAGAAAAGTGTCAATCCGCTGAAACTAAACCAACCCGAACTCGACAAAGAAGGATGGGAGAAGCTGGAGCAGACCGGCTCGATACGCAGTTTGGAAAACATAGAAAATGTCTTGTACGCGCAAGGCTGGATGCTCATCGGCGCGCACAACGGACGTGATTACGCCTTGTTTTTCCGCCAGCCCATCCCGCAGGATGTGGCGCAAGACGCGACGCTGATTGAAGCGGCGCGGGCGAAATACGCCGAATTGAGCTACACCAAACAAGGCCTGCAAACCTTCTTCTTGGCGACTTTGCTGGTCGCCGCGCTGTTGGCGATTTTCCTTGCCTTGGTGATGGCGCTGTATTTCGCCCGCCGCTTCGTCGAGCCGGTATTGTCGTTGGCAGAAGGCGCAAGGGCGGTGGCGCAGGGCGATTTCAGCCAGAAACGCCCCGTGTTCCGCAACGACGAATTCGGCAGGTTGACCCAGTTGTTCAACCACATGACCGAACAGCTTGCCATCGCCAAAGAAGCCGACGAGAACAACCGCCTGCGCGAAGAAGCGGCGCGCCACTATCTCGAATGCGTGTTGGAAAGTTTGACCACGGGCGTGATTACCTTAGATGCCGAAGGTCGTCTGAAAACCTTCAACAAAGCCGCCGAACGGATTTTGGGCATTGAATTGGTGCCGCTGTGGGGCAGCAACTGGCACGACTGGCGCGGACAATCGCCGCAGCAGACCCTGCTTGCCGAAGTGTTTGCCGCCATTGAAGAAACCGCCAATGCCGCCAAGCCCGTCCAAGTCGAATACGCCGCCCCCGACGATGCGCGCATTCTCTTGGGTAAAGCCACCATCCTGCCCGACGACAACGACAACGGCGTGGTGATGGTGATCGACGACATCACCGTCCTCATCCGCGCCCAAAAAGAAGCCGCTTGGGGCGAAGTGGCGAAACGGCTGGCGCATGAAATCCGCAATCCGCTCACGCCTATCCAACTTTCCGCCGAGAGATTGGCATGGAAATTGCATGATAAATTGGACGAACAACACGCCCAAATCCTCAGCCGTTCGACCGACACCATCGTCAAACAGGTGGCGGCATTGAAAGAAATGGTCGAAGCCTTCCGCAATTACGCCCGCGCGCCGTCGCTGAATTTTGAAAAACAGGATTTGAACCGCTTGGTTGAAGAAGTGTTGCTGCTGTACGAAGGCGGGGCGTGCCGCTTTGTTCCGAACTTGTCCGACAAGCCGCAGCCGATTTCCGCCGATACCACCGCCATGCGGCAGGTATTGCACAATATTTTCAAAAACGCGGCGGAAGCAGCGGAAGAGGCGGAAGTTCCGCAAGTGAATGTGAGCGTCGGCGAAGATAACGACGGACAGGTTTTATTGACCGTTTGCAACAACGGCAAAGGTTTCAGCAAGGAAATGCTGCATAATGCCTTCGAGCCGTATGTAACCGACAAGCCGACAGGTACGGGACTGGGATTGCCCGTTGTGAAGAAAATCATCGAAGAGCACGGCGGCCGCATCAGCCTGAGCAATCAGAACGAAGGCGGCGCGTGTGTGAAAATAGCCTTACCCCGATTGGTAGAAACTTATGCGTAG
- a CDS encoding sigma-54-dependent Fis family transcriptional regulator has protein sequence MRSSDILIVDDEVGIRDLLSEILQDEGYSVALAENAEEARQLRHQTRPAMVLLDIWMPDCDGITLLKEWAKNGQLNMPVVMMSGHASIDTAVEATKIGALDFLEKPIALQKLLSTVDRALKHGEMQMAAGLSFDKLGNSPVIQEFKQQLEPAVKKSGPVLLSGETGSPFEIVARYFHKSGTPWVGLSRVELIADAPLELLQKASGGTLYLGDAAQYSKNIQNGISFILGKADRYNVRVIVAGSHAADESPADAIADAKLSELLSGNVISIPPLRSQSEDIAFLVNQVMTELADSEKIQPVKFSNGSLTVLCQYNWPGNFDQLRSVVKNLMLEADGQEVHEQAVVAALGQKRATVATEIVGGFNFNMPLRELREELERRYFEYHIAQEGQNMSRVAQKVGLERTHLYRKLKQLGISVSRRSAAEKAEE, from the coding sequence ATGCGTAGCAGTGATATTTTGATTGTAGATGACGAAGTAGGTATCCGCGACTTGCTCTCGGAAATCCTCCAAGACGAAGGTTATTCCGTGGCTTTGGCGGAGAACGCCGAAGAGGCGCGCCAACTGCGCCACCAGACCCGTCCCGCCATGGTTTTGTTGGACATCTGGATGCCCGACTGCGACGGCATCACCCTGCTCAAAGAGTGGGCGAAAAACGGACAGCTCAACATGCCCGTAGTGATGATGAGCGGACACGCCAGCATCGACACCGCCGTCGAAGCCACCAAAATCGGCGCGCTCGATTTTCTGGAAAAACCGATTGCCCTGCAAAAGCTGCTCTCTACCGTCGACCGCGCCCTCAAACACGGCGAAATGCAGATGGCGGCGGGCTTGTCCTTCGACAAACTCGGCAACAGCCCCGTCATTCAGGAATTCAAGCAGCAGCTTGAGCCTGCCGTGAAAAAAAGCGGCCCCGTGCTGCTCAGCGGCGAAACCGGTTCGCCGTTTGAAATCGTTGCCCGATATTTCCACAAAAGCGGCACGCCTTGGGTCGGACTCAGCCGCGTCGAACTCATTGCCGACGCGCCTTTGGAACTGCTGCAAAAAGCATCGGGCGGCACGCTCTATCTCGGTGATGCCGCGCAGTACAGCAAAAACATCCAAAACGGCATCAGTTTCATCCTCGGCAAGGCAGACCGTTACAACGTGCGCGTCATCGTCGCCGGCAGCCACGCCGCCGATGAAAGCCCGGCAGACGCCATCGCCGATGCCAAGTTGTCCGAACTGCTTTCCGGCAACGTCATCAGCATCCCGCCGTTGCGCAGCCAATCCGAAGACATCGCCTTCTTGGTTAACCAAGTCATGACCGAATTGGCGGACAGCGAAAAAATCCAGCCCGTCAAATTCAGCAACGGCTCGCTGACCGTCCTCTGCCAATACAACTGGCCGGGCAATTTCGACCAACTCCGCAGCGTCGTGAAAAACCTGATGCTGGAAGCGGACGGACAGGAAGTCCACGAGCAGGCGGTCGTTGCCGCATTGGGGCAAAAACGGGCGACGGTCGCCACCGAAATCGTCGGCGGTTTCAACTTCAATATGCCTTTGCGCGAACTGCGTGAAGAATTGGAACGCCGCTATTTCGAGTACCACATCGCCCAAGAAGGGCAAAACATGAGCCGCGTCGCCCAAAAAGTCGGCCTGGAGCGCACGCACCTCTACCGCAAACTCAAACAATTAGGCATCAGCGTTTCCCGCCGCAGTGCAGCGGAAAAAGCAGAAGAGTAG
- the dprA gene encoding DNA-protecting protein DprA — protein sequence MTENDRLAWLQLAFTPYVGAEGFLLLLQRFGSAKAALDAPVEQIATIVRHKQAAESWRNGEKRALAQKAAEAALQWEKQDGCRLLLLQDDDFPEMLTQGITAPPVLFLRGNVQLLHKPSAAIVGSRHATPQAMRIAKDFGRALSEQDIPVVSGMASGIDTAAHQGALQAGGGTIAVWGTGIDRIYPPSNKNLAYEIAEKGLIVSEFPLDTRPFAGNFPRRNRLIAALSQVTLVVEAALESGSLITAKLAAEMGREVMAVPGSIDNPHSKGCHKLIKDGAKLVECLDDILHECPGLLQNAAVPSYSINKKNKKMEKRTAVGEASSEPVLPFSDDLDVRKHSAPANTVAAPTAEDELLDAMGYDPVHPDILAQQTAWAAADVYARLLEYELDGIVAALPGGRYQRIKA from the coding sequence ATGACGGAAAACGACCGCCTTGCCTGGCTGCAACTGGCGTTTACGCCTTATGTCGGCGCGGAGGGCTTCTTGCTCCTGCTGCAACGTTTCGGCAGCGCGAAAGCCGCGCTGGATGCTCCTGTGGAGCAAATTGCCACGATAGTGCGCCACAAGCAGGCAGCCGAATCTTGGCGCAACGGTGAAAAACGGGCGTTGGCGCAAAAGGCTGCGGAAGCGGCGTTGCAATGGGAAAAGCAGGACGGCTGCCGTTTGTTGCTGCTGCAAGATGATGATTTTCCCGAAATGCTGACGCAGGGCATTACCGCGCCGCCGGTTTTGTTCTTGCGCGGTAACGTGCAACTGCTGCACAAACCTTCCGCCGCCATCGTCGGCAGCCGCCATGCCACACCGCAGGCGATGCGGATTGCCAAAGATTTCGGCAGGGCGTTGAGTGAACAGGATATTCCCGTCGTGTCGGGTATGGCTTCGGGTATCGACACCGCCGCCCATCAAGGCGCGTTGCAGGCGGGCGGCGGCACCATCGCCGTATGGGGGACGGGCATAGACCGCATTTACCCGCCGTCCAATAAAAACCTTGCCTATGAAATCGCCGAAAAAGGATTGATTGTCAGCGAGTTTCCTCTGGATACGCGCCCGTTTGCGGGCAACTTCCCGCGCCGCAACCGCCTGATTGCCGCGTTGTCGCAGGTTACGCTAGTGGTCGAGGCCGCGTTGGAATCCGGTTCGCTGATTACTGCCAAGCTGGCGGCGGAGATGGGGCGGGAGGTGATGGCGGTGCCCGGTTCGATAGACAATCCGCACAGCAAAGGCTGCCACAAGCTGATTAAAGACGGCGCGAAACTGGTGGAATGTTTGGACGACATCCTTCACGAATGTCCGGGGCTATTGCAAAATGCGGCAGTTCCATCATATTCTATAAATAAGAAAAACAAAAAAATGGAAAAACGCACTGCCGTCGGAGAGGCGTCGTCTGAACCTGTTTTGCCGTTTTCAGACGACCTTGATGTCCGAAAACATTCGGCACCAGCCAATACGGTTGCCGCGCCGACAGCGGAAGACGAGCTGCTGGACGCCATGGGTTACGACCCCGTGCATCCCGATATATTGGCGCAGCAAACCGCATGGGCGGCGGCAGACGTTTACGCCCGACTGCTGGAATACGAACTCGACGGCATCGTCGCCGCCTTGCCGGGCGGACGCTATCAGCGCATAAAAGCATAA